The following proteins are encoded in a genomic region of Aethina tumida isolate Nest 87 chromosome 8, icAetTumi1.1, whole genome shotgun sequence:
- the LOC126266388 gene encoding uncharacterized protein LOC126266388, whose protein sequence is MSTDTQYIVEDRRPDNGGQSFIKNINTDIDIDNRWVVPYSSLLSKSYNAHVNVEFCSSVKSIKYICKYVHKGSDMAVFRVENTNVNAPPVNKNDEITLYQIGRYISSNEAAWRIFGFPIHERDPAVVQLAFAMTINQSQGQTMSICGLDLRTPYFSHGQLYVACSRVGKPSSLFVLAEDGLTINIVHATALRD, encoded by the exons ATGTCGACGGATACCCAATATATCGTCGAAGATCGTCGTCCTGATAATGGCGgacaatcatttattaaaaatatcaacacaGACATTGATATTGACAATCGTTGGGTGGTGCCATATTCGTCTCTGCTTAGCAAGTCATATAATGCTCATGTTAATGTTGAGTTCTGCAGTTCTGTGAAGAGCATCAAATACATTTGCAAGTATGTCCATAAAGGCAGTGATATGGCTGTGTTTAGAGTGGAAAATACTAATGTGAATGCTCCTCCAGTGAATAAAAACGATGAAATAACGCTCTACCAAATTGGTCGGTACATCAGCTCCAATGAAGCTGCTTGGCGTATCTTTGGTTTTCCAATTCATGAACGGGATCCAGCAGTTGTTCA ATTGGCATTTGCAATGACTATCAACCAATCTCAAGGTCAAACGATGTCTATTTGTGGCTTAGATTTGAGAACACCATATTTTTCACACGGACAATTATACGTGGCATGCTCTCGAGTGGGTAAACCATCCAGTTTGTTTGTGTTAGCTGAAGATGgactaacaataaatattgttcatgCTACAGCATTAAGAGattga
- the LOC109607868 gene encoding uncharacterized protein LOC109607868, with protein sequence MSQNLTNATEQEIQALETLTDEKLKSNVYKGSMSENNIKQTQNVKVSRKLDQNSESKVADQLDALALVETAKMSVKREDKCTPTSYKSLPLLNESKTGCLTTNWESYNLKKNRKDFKRKNNSNSGIKGINMNIPVEGVLNKDNLEEPSEETLLDDESFQYKYFPKNSKSVVFTKDVLVIYFNGEDVVSELKEPLKKEVEQQVRNKEMRQTHLIKTQEKYNLCLF encoded by the coding sequence atgTCTCAAAACCTTACAAATGCCACGGAGCAAGAGATACAAGCGTTGGAAACGCTGACGGATGAAAAATTGAAGTCAAATGTATATAAGGGCAGCATGTCCGAAAATAACATCAAGCAAACCCAAAACGTCAAAGTATCACGTAAGTTGGATCAGAATTCAGAATCCAAAGTTGCGGATCAACTTGATGCTTTAGCCTTGGTGGAAACCGCAAAGATGTCAGTGAAACGTGAGGATAAATGTACTCCTACTTCCTATAAATCGTTACCGTTACTAAACGAATCGAAAACCGGGTGCTTGACTACGAACTGGGAATCGTATAACTTAAAGAAAAACAGGAAGGATTTTAaacgtaaaaataattcaaattcagGAATTAAAGGCATAAACATGAACATTCCTGTCGAAGGTGTCTTGAATaaagacaatttagaagaGCCAAGTGAAGAAACTCTCTTAGATGATGAGAGTTTCCAGTACAAGTACTTCCCGAAGAACTCCAAGTCGGTGGTATTCACCAAAGACGTTCTAGTTATCTATTTTAATGGAGAAGACGTAGTCTCTGAACTTAAGGAGCCACTCAAGAAGGAGGTAGAGCAACAGGTGAGAAACAAGGAGATGAGACAGACGCACCTTATCAAAACACAAGAGAAGTACAATCTATGtctgttttaa